One Oncorhynchus masou masou isolate Uvic2021 chromosome 18, UVic_Omas_1.1, whole genome shotgun sequence DNA window includes the following coding sequences:
- the cavin1b gene encoding caveolae-associated protein 1b, protein MEVETSSLHLELQEQQQTLTEISDDEVNLPPSDDEDFGAAKERSSVALAVSEGDQEEKEEDKGGAQVNGVMVLALLDKIIGAVDQIQQTQSGLEARQQDMERSVTGIQGELTKLSKSHSTTSNSVNKMLEKVRKVSVNVKTVRANLEKQGGQIKRLESNENELLKRRNFKVMIYQDEVKIPSKLTVSKSMKLSELVEGGRGSVLDLKEGAEENGEEGEEKPHLDLSSDEEELEIEDVIEESRAERIKRSSLQRVQNIKSAFSKEKMGLTKEKMTKTREKMGLTKEKMTLTKEKMGFNRQKTNKENVEKIPKPNAKENFDKTKKNAKENFDKTKQHAKENFDKTKQKTKENLEKTRHNIEKKMGKLGTRMSVNPEQKEKMKVSRQKVMKSFTPDHTVYARDKTAIYKVPPFTFHVKKFREGAMEPVEVQGTEMVEVSQDLNPFQGLEDDCHEGRVDLDVDVDMMNGGGEEEGMEDEEEEEEDEEDSHSLQEMHEDSEHVLVERDRDSD, encoded by the exons ATGGAAGTGGAAACATCCAGCCTGCACTTGGAGCTGCAGGAGCAGCAGCAGACCCTCACCGAGATCTCCGACGACGAAGTCAACCTGCCACCGTCGGATGACGAAGACTTTGGTGCCGCCAAGGAACGTTCGTCGGTGGCGCTCGCCGTGTCCGAGGGCGACCAGGAGGAAAAGGAAGAGGATAAAGGGGGCGCCCAGGTGAACGGCGTTATGGTCTTGGCTCTGTTGGACAAGATCATCGGGGCGGTGGACCAGATCCAACAGACACAGAGTGGCCTGGAGGCTCGGCAGCAGGACATGGAACGGTCAGTGACGGGGATCCAGGGCGAGCTCACCAAACTGTCCAAGAGCCACAGCACCACGTCCAACTCAGTCAACAAGATGCTGGAGAAGGTGCGCAAGGTGAGCGTCAATGTGAAGACAGTGCGTGCCAACCTGGAGAAGCAAGGGGGTCAGATCAAGAGGCTGGAGAGCAACGAGAACGAGCTGCTGAAGAGGCGCAACTTCAAAGTCATGATCTACCAG GACGAGGTGAAGATTCCCTCTAAACTGACCGTGTCAAAGTCCATGAAGCTCTCAGAGCTTGTGGAGGGAGGACGAGGCAGCGTGCTGGACCTGAAAGAAGGAGCCGAGgagaacggagaggagggagaagagaagccCCACTTGGACCTctcctctgacgaggaggagCTGGAGATCGAGGACGTCATCGAGGAGTCGCGCGCCGAACGCATCAAGCGTAGCAGCCTCCAGCGCGTACAAAACATCAAAAGTGCCTTCTCTAAGGAGAAGATGGGCTTGACCAAGGAGAAGATGACCAAGACCAGGGAAAAGATGGGCTTGACCAAGGAGAAGATGACTTTGACCAAGGAGAAGATGGGCTTCAACAGGCAGAAAACTAATAAGGAGAACGTGGAGAAAATCCCGAAGCCAAACGCCAAAGAGAATTTCGACAAGACCAAAAAAAACGCCAAAGAGAATTTCGACAAGACCAAACAACACGCCAAAGAGAACTTCGACAAGACCAAACAGAAGACCaaggagaacctggagaagaCGCGCCACAACATCGAGAAGAAGATGGGCAAGCTGGGCACGCGCATGAGTGTCAACCCGGAGCAGAAGGAGAAGATGAAGGTGTCGCGGCAGAAGGTGATGAAATCCTTTACCCCCGACCACACCGTCTACGCCCGCGACAAGACCGCCATCTACAAGGTGCCTCCCTTCACCTTCCACGTCAAGAAGTTCCGCGAGGGGGCCATGGAGCCCGTGGAAGTCCAGGGGACGGAGATGGTGGAAGTATCCCAGGACCTGAACCCTTTTCAGGGACTGGAGGATGACTGCCACGAGGGGCGTGTGGATCTGGACGTGGACGTGGATATGAtgaatggaggaggagaggaggaagggatggaggatgaagaggaagaggaagaggacgagGAGGACAGCCATTCCCTGCAGGAGATGCACGAGGACTCTGAGCATGTGCTGGTGGAGCGCGATAGGGACAGCGACTAG